The Gemmatimonas aurantiaca T-27 DNA segment CGAAGTGGCGCATATGCGGCATCTGGCGACGCTCGAAGGCACCAAGGGTGTGCGGGCGGTGCGGCAGATTGGTACCGTGGCGGCGGTGGAGCTCGATGCACCCGATGGGTATTTGAGCGATATCGGACGTGAACTGGCCGCCTTCTCGCTCGAACAGGGCATTCTGCTGCGCCCGTTGGGCAACGTGGCCTACTGTCTGCCGCCCTACTGCACCACCGATCGTGAGATCGATGCGGTGTACGCCGTGCTGCAACGTTTCCTCGATGGTGAGCGTGCGGCGCCGATCGGCACCGGCGGCCCGTTCGATGACTGACCACGTGGTTGGGCTGTGAGCGCGGTGTTGCGCCTTGGTATCACGGGCACGGACACTGGTGTCGGCAAGACAGTGGTGGCCTGTGCCTTGGCGGCGCGTGCCCGGCAGCTCGGAGTCCGTGTGGCCGTCATGAAGCCGGTGGAGAGCGGTGTCGACGCCCGGGATGTGTCTGGCGACGATACCGCCGGCGTTCCGCGCTCCGATGCGGCGCGTCTGATGCAAGCCGCGGCCAGCACGGCGCCGATCGATCTGGTGCGCCCGTATGTGTACACCGATCCTGTGGCGCCCATGGTGGCCGCGCAGCGTGAAGGGCGTCCGGTGCAACTCGTGCAGCTCGATCGGTGCCGAGCGGTGCTGGAAGTCGACCAGGAGTTGCTGCTCGTGGAGGGGGCCGGCGGGATTCTCGTTCCCCTCGACATCGACACCAGTTATCTGGATCTTTTCCAGCGATGGGAGGCCGAAGTGGTGGTGGTGGCTGGCAACCGGCTGGGCGTGCTCAATCACACGCTGTTGACCGTGCGGGCGCTCCAAGGGGCCGGACTGACCATACGGGGTGTCGTGCTGTCGGCGCTCACCCCGCCCATGTCACCGTCTGGCACCGATGAGGCCCGCGCCACGAACTTCGAGGCGCTGGGCCAACTGTTGCCACGGGTTCCCCTGTTTCAGTTTCCGTGGGTGGCGCAGGTGGATGATTCCGAGGCGCTGGCTCTGGCGGCCGCGACTTCGGGAATCGACCGGCTCCTGCCGCGTGTGCGCACCTAGAGTGACACGCGCTTCTTTCTTGTTTGCCGACTGACCGACTCTTCCGATGACCGATCGTTCTTACGACTGGCAGCGACTCGCCGATCGCTCCCTGGCTGGTGATGTACTGACGCGCGATGAAGCGCATGCCGTGCTCACCGCCTCCGACGATGTGCTGCTCGATCAGTTGGCCGCCGCGTATCGCGTGCGCCGAGCCACGTGGGGTAACCGCGTGCGCCTGCACTTCCTGCTCAATGCCCAGAGCGGTTTGTGTCCTGAAGACTGCGGCTATTGCTCGCAGTCGAAGATCTCCACGGCCGAAATCGAGAAGTACCCGATGCTGGCCCAGGATCGCATCATGGAAGCTGCCGATCGCGCCGCGGCGCTCAAAGCGGGCACGTTGTGCATGGTGATCTCGGGTCGTACGCCGGGTGAGCGCGTGTTTGGCAAAGTGCTCGACGCGGTGCGCGCGGTGCGGGAAAAGCACGATCTCAAGATCTGCGCCTGCCTGGGCCTGCTGAACGAAGAACAGGTGCTGCGCCTCAAGGACGCGGGCGTGGAGACGGTGAATCACAACCTCAACACGTCGGCCAACTACACGCCCGAAGTGGTGGGCACACACACGTTCGAAGATCGTGTGAACACCGTACAGGCCGTGAAGGCTGCCGGCATGAAGACATGCAGCGGTGGCATTCTCGGCATGGGCGAAAGTGATGACGACGTGATCGACCTGGCGTTGTCGTTGCGTGAGCTCGACGTGAAGAGCGTGCCGGTCAACTTCCTGATCCCGGTGCCAGGCACCAGCTTCGCCGGCATTCGTGAGCTCGACCCGCGCCGTTGCCTGCGCATCCTGTCGCTGTACCGTTTCCTGTTGCCGACACAGGAAATTCGCATCAGCGGTGGCCGCGAAGTGCACCTGCGCAGCATGCAGGTGATGGGCCTCTATCCCGCCAACTCCATCTTCGTGGGTGACTACCTCACCACGCAGGGGCAGACGGCGCGCGATGACATGCGCATGATCGAAGACGCGGGCTTTGTGCTCGAGACCCCCGACGGTGAACCGCTTGTGGGGGATCCATTCGAAGGCGTTCCCGAGGAGTATCCACGCGCTCCGCTGCCGCTGGTCGAGGTCTGATCAGGAGGTCGACACCGCTGTCGTGAGATCAGAAGAGTCCCACTGGCCGCTCCAGGCCGTGGGACTCTTTGTTCTCCACGTAGTGCCTCGCGACGGGGCTTGAAGCGTTGGCGAGGCATAGGGGCCGCCTGCGGCGGTGATACCGGCAGGATCAACTGCTGGATGAACAGCAGGATCGACCACTGCTATTGATGAACGCCTGCGTGCGATTTGAATAACCACTGAGCAACCACACACTGAGTGCTTTCCCGCAGTCCATCCAAAACACTCTTGGGCAGCACTGCAGAGTGGATGGTCGTCCACACGGCTCGCCCATCCGGCTGTTGATCCTGCCGGTATCGCCGCCGCAGGCGGCCCCTCCAGCTTTCCGACGATCAAAAACCAGGCAACGCGCGAAGCCCTATTCGTTCACGACCTGCGTCAGCGCCTGCACGAACACTTCCTCAGGCTGCGCGCCGCTGATCCCATAGCGGCCATCGAGTACCGCAAACGGCACCCCCTGAATGCCAAGCCGCGCCGCTTCCCGCTGGCTCTGCTGCACGTCGAGATCGTAGCGACCTTCGTCCACGATCTGGGTGAGATCGGCCTCGGAGAACCCCGCAGCGCGCCCCAGTTGCCGCAGCGTATCGGCGTCACCGAGATCGGCACCCTCGGTGAAGTGCCGGGCATAGATCGATTCGACCAGTGCCCAGGTATCACCTTCGGTTTGCTGGGCATGCACCACCAGGCCGTGCGCTCGCGCGGTGTTGGCCATGCGGGTGATTCGGTCGAAGTGGAACACGCAGCCGTCGGGCGCACCGGCTTCGGCCACCCGCGCGAACATGGGTTCGGCGCGCGCACGGCCACCGAACTTGTTCTCGATCACCTCTTCCCAGTCACGCCCTTCCGGCGGCAGCGACGGGTCGAGCTGGAAGGGACGCCACACCACATCAAAACCGACGTGGGGGTGGGCTTCCTGCACCACGGTCAGTGCGCGCCACAGGCGACGATCGCCGATCCAGCACCAGGGGCAAACGAGGTCGGCATAGAGCTCGACACTCACCAGTTTCGTGAAGGCCATGGTATGGAGTGTACGTTTGGGAACCCATGAACTGCAGTCCCGTGTGCCTGCTTCGTCCTCCGCACCGCCGTCCATGTCCATCGCCGATATCCGTACCGACTACCGCCAGCGTTCCCTGTCCGAGCAGGACGTGGCGGGCGACCCGATCACCCAGTTCCTGGCCTGGTTCGATGAAGCGCTCGCCGCCCAGGTTCTCGAACCCAATGCCATGTGCCTGGCTACTGCGACTCCCGACGCCTATCCCTCCGCGCGCATGGTGCTGCTCAAGGGTGCGGACGCACGCGGGTTCGTGTTCTACACCGACTATCGCAGCCGGAAGGGGCAGGAACTGGCCGACAATCCCTGTGCGTCGCTGTGTTTTTTCTGGGGTGAGTTGGAGCGGCAGGTGCGTATCAATGGCGCCGTGCAACGCGTGAGTCGTGCCGAGTCGGACGAATACTTCCAGTCGCGCCCACTGCCCAGTCGGATCGGCGCCTGGACGTCGACACAAAGCAGTGTGCTCGATTCGCGCGAAGTGCTGGAGCAGGAACTCGCCGCCAACACCCAGCGATTCGACGGCGCATCGGTGCCGCTGCCAGAGCATTGGGGAGGCTTCCGTGTGGTGCCGGAAGAGATCGAGTTCTGGCAGGGCCGGGCGAGCCGTTTGCACGATCGTATCCAGTACCGGCGGGAAGCAGGACGCTGGGTGACGCGGCGACTCTCTCCGTGAGTATGGCGCTGGACCAGCCCGGACTATGCGCCGTGGCTGGTCGGCCAGCCGCAGGGAGCACGTTGTAACCTGTACACGACGACTCCCGTATGTGTGGCACCGAGTTCGGTTGTGGCGCCCAATTGCCGGCGACGCACCGTTGTCCTCTTCGATGTCATACTTCAGGAGTTTCAATGTTCTCGCATCGTGCTTTCGGCACGCGCGCGGCCACATCGGCCATCGCGCAGTCTTCGCAGTTTTCCGCACTATCCGCGCTCGTAGCGCGCCTGTGCATTCCGCTCGCCCTGCTCGGCCTGGCCCCGTCGTCTGCTCACGCGCAGTTCGGCAAGCTCAAGGATCTGGGCGCGCGGGCAGCCAAAGAGGCTGCCGCCAAGAAGGTGATTGAAGCCGCTGGTATGGAGTCCGCAACGGGCTCCAGCGTCGGTTCCAGCAGCAGTGCTTCGGCCCGCGTGACGTACGATATCACGGCCGAGCGTCTCGACGCCGTGCTGGCCGCCCTCACGCCGTTCGTGGAAGACGCGAAGATGCGTGCCGCCGCGAAACAGCAGATGGATGCGTTCAATGCCAAGCGCACTGCCTACGAAGAATGCGCCGCGGCATCAGCCAAGCGCGCGATGACGATTTCGCCGGAAGGTGTTGAGCGCTCGGCCGCCTTCACCGCCAAGATGGCCCCCATGCTCGAGCGCTACAGTGCGATTTCGCAGGATCCCAGCAAGAAGCGCGAGATGCTGATGCTGCAGGACTCCATGACAGTGCTTTCCGTGCAGGGTCAGGTGGCACTGGTGGGTGGCAAGTGTGGCACACCGGTGCATCGCACACTGGCCATTGTGGATGCGGAGATGGCGGAAGAGCGGACCGGTGACGACGGACAGTTGCAGGTGCCCGCGGCGCAGCGGGCCGGTATGACCACGTCGCAGTTCGGCCGTATTCGCGAGCGCATCGCGCTGTGGGCGTTGATTCAGGAGGGGCATGCGAAGCCCACCGAAGGCCGCTTCACCGACGCCGAATCGCAGGCGCTGCAGGTGAAAGCCAGCGAACTCAAGACGCTGGCGCCATTCTTCCGTGATGGCTCGTTGTCGTGGACGAACTGGGGTGACCTCAAGGGCTG contains these protein-coding regions:
- the bioB gene encoding biotin synthase BioB, whose product is MTDRSYDWQRLADRSLAGDVLTRDEAHAVLTASDDVLLDQLAAAYRVRRATWGNRVRLHFLLNAQSGLCPEDCGYCSQSKISTAEIEKYPMLAQDRIMEAADRAAALKAGTLCMVISGRTPGERVFGKVLDAVRAVREKHDLKICACLGLLNEEQVLRLKDAGVETVNHNLNTSANYTPEVVGTHTFEDRVNTVQAVKAAGMKTCSGGILGMGESDDDVIDLALSLRELDVKSVPVNFLIPVPGTSFAGIRELDPRRCLRILSLYRFLLPTQEIRISGGREVHLRSMQVMGLYPANSIFVGDYLTTQGQTARDDMRMIEDAGFVLETPDGEPLVGDPFEGVPEEYPRAPLPLVEV
- the pdxH gene encoding pyridoxamine 5'-phosphate oxidase, which encodes MSIADIRTDYRQRSLSEQDVAGDPITQFLAWFDEALAAQVLEPNAMCLATATPDAYPSARMVLLKGADARGFVFYTDYRSRKGQELADNPCASLCFFWGELERQVRINGAVQRVSRAESDEYFQSRPLPSRIGAWTSTQSSVLDSREVLEQELAANTQRFDGASVPLPEHWGGFRVVPEEIEFWQGRASRLHDRIQYRREAGRWVTRRLSP
- a CDS encoding DsbA family oxidoreductase, encoding MAFTKLVSVELYADLVCPWCWIGDRRLWRALTVVQEAHPHVGFDVVWRPFQLDPSLPPEGRDWEEVIENKFGGRARAEPMFARVAEAGAPDGCVFHFDRITRMANTARAHGLVVHAQQTEGDTWALVESIYARHFTEGADLGDADTLRQLGRAAGFSEADLTQIVDEGRYDLDVQQSQREAARLGIQGVPFAVLDGRYGISGAQPEEVFVQALTQVVNE
- the bioD gene encoding dethiobiotin synthase — protein: MSAVLRLGITGTDTGVGKTVVACALAARARQLGVRVAVMKPVESGVDARDVSGDDTAGVPRSDAARLMQAAASTAPIDLVRPYVYTDPVAPMVAAQREGRPVQLVQLDRCRAVLEVDQELLLVEGAGGILVPLDIDTSYLDLFQRWEAEVVVVAGNRLGVLNHTLLTVRALQGAGLTIRGVVLSALTPPMSPSGTDEARATNFEALGQLLPRVPLFQFPWVAQVDDSEALALAAATSGIDRLLPRVRT